In the genome of Desulfofarcimen acetoxidans DSM 771, one region contains:
- a CDS encoding FtsK/SpoIIIE family DNA translocase, giving the protein MSKRKVRRKENTQKASLFYEISGIFLIALAIFSLVSLYWTEVGAVGKLTEQALSLIAGDGKYLIPPVLAFIGINLMVKGRETSFLNLRTVGIIIILLTILSFLHLKVPLATCFEQALQGNGGGLLGAALSYLMKLSFGKIGGCIFLTAAMLIGFLLLTGKSFLTALTTIKDICINSYKTLAGLLFNFLFTEVENRSESKTEKSQEAPAPLIPVFDCDERIEPDLIDPNNKKEIIKLKKSETQAKTAAAEKQMEEAEAFSVNSAENHNFQLPPVSLLNKPLRAKNARSSQEIADNILILEETLESFGIKAKVVQVARGPAITRYELQPPPGIKVSRIVGLADDIALKMAAPDVRIEAPIPGKAAIGIEVPNKEITPVLLSDLIDTPEFEQAASKLTVVLGKDIAGTTIYTDLAKMPHLLIAGSTGSGKSVCLNSLILSTLFKASPDEVKLLMIDPKMVELNNYNGIPHLVSPVITDAKKSATSLRWAVKEMENRYKMFAEAGVRDIYRYNEHASKDEAENIKPLPLVVIIIDELADLMMVAPHDVEDAICRLAQMARAAGMHLVVATQRPSVDVITGLIKANIPSRISFAVSSQTDSRTILDMGGAEKLLGKGDMLFYPVGASKPKRVQGTFLSDIEVEKVVEFLKKQAQPVYNEKVVEELPAAEESTVQEDDELLAEAVKILIENGNASISMLQRRLHIGYARAARLIDIMEQRGIVGGYEGSKPRAILMTLDQYYRHFQAN; this is encoded by the coding sequence ATGTCCAAAAGAAAGGTTCGCCGCAAAGAAAATACACAAAAAGCCAGCCTCTTCTATGAAATATCGGGTATATTTTTAATTGCTCTGGCCATTTTTAGCCTGGTCAGTTTGTATTGGACAGAAGTAGGTGCTGTGGGTAAATTAACCGAACAAGCACTTTCCCTGATTGCAGGGGACGGTAAATATTTAATTCCACCTGTGTTGGCATTCATAGGAATAAATTTAATGGTTAAGGGCAGAGAAACTTCTTTTCTCAATTTACGCACAGTCGGTATTATCATTATATTATTGACAATTTTGAGTTTTTTACACCTGAAAGTTCCACTGGCCACATGTTTTGAACAGGCACTGCAAGGAAACGGCGGTGGTCTGCTGGGTGCCGCTTTAAGCTATTTAATGAAGTTAAGTTTCGGTAAAATAGGTGGTTGCATTTTCCTCACTGCTGCCATGCTAATAGGCTTTTTGTTATTAACCGGAAAATCTTTTTTAACTGCGCTGACCACGATTAAAGATATCTGTATTAATTCATACAAAACATTGGCAGGTTTACTTTTCAACTTTTTATTTACTGAGGTAGAAAACCGGTCTGAGTCCAAAACAGAAAAATCTCAAGAAGCACCGGCTCCACTAATTCCAGTTTTTGATTGTGATGAGCGAATTGAACCTGATTTAATTGACCCGAACAACAAGAAAGAAATTATTAAGCTAAAGAAAAGCGAAACACAGGCAAAAACTGCTGCTGCCGAAAAACAAATGGAAGAGGCTGAAGCCTTTTCCGTAAATTCAGCTGAAAACCATAATTTTCAGCTGCCCCCGGTTTCACTCTTGAACAAACCATTGCGTGCTAAAAACGCCCGCAGCAGCCAGGAAATAGCTGATAATATTCTGATTTTGGAAGAAACGCTGGAGAGCTTTGGCATTAAGGCCAAAGTCGTTCAAGTAGCGCGCGGACCTGCTATCACTCGATATGAGCTGCAGCCGCCACCAGGCATTAAAGTCAGTCGCATCGTAGGCTTGGCCGATGATATTGCACTAAAAATGGCTGCGCCCGATGTACGAATCGAAGCCCCTATTCCAGGCAAAGCAGCTATAGGCATTGAAGTGCCTAATAAAGAGATTACCCCGGTACTGCTTAGCGATTTAATAGATACACCGGAGTTTGAACAGGCTGCATCAAAATTAACAGTTGTGCTGGGCAAAGACATAGCCGGCACAACAATTTATACAGATCTGGCTAAAATGCCTCACTTGCTGATTGCCGGATCTACTGGCTCGGGAAAAAGCGTCTGCTTAAACAGTTTAATTTTAAGCACTTTATTTAAGGCTTCTCCCGATGAAGTTAAACTATTAATGATTGATCCCAAGATGGTAGAACTAAATAACTACAACGGCATCCCACATCTCGTTTCACCGGTTATTACTGATGCTAAAAAATCAGCAACCTCCCTGCGCTGGGCAGTTAAGGAAATGGAAAATCGCTATAAAATGTTTGCCGAAGCAGGGGTAAGAGACATTTATCGTTATAACGAGCATGCATCTAAAGATGAGGCGGAGAATATAAAGCCTCTGCCTCTGGTGGTTATTATTATCGATGAGTTAGCTGATTTAATGATGGTAGCCCCCCATGATGTAGAAGATGCCATCTGCCGCCTGGCCCAGATGGCCAGAGCCGCAGGCATGCACCTGGTTGTAGCTACGCAGCGGCCCTCCGTGGATGTTATTACAGGTTTAATTAAAGCTAATATCCCGTCCAGAATATCTTTTGCTGTATCCTCCCAAACCGACTCACGCACCATCTTGGATATGGGAGGTGCGGAAAAGTTACTGGGTAAGGGTGATATGCTTTTTTACCCGGTGGGAGCCAGCAAACCCAAGCGAGTACAAGGAACTTTCCTGTCCGATATAGAAGTGGAAAAAGTCGTAGAATTTCTTAAAAAGCAGGCTCAACCTGTTTACAACGAAAAAGTGGTTGAAGAACTGCCTGCTGCAGAAGAGTCAACGGTGCAGGAAGATGACGAATTACTGGCGGAAGCTGTTAAAATATTAATCGAAAATGGAAACGCCTCTATTTCCATGCTGCAAAGACGATTACATATAGGTTACGCCCGGGCTGCCCGTTTAATAGATATTATGGAGCAAAGAGGCATTGTCGGAGGCTATGAAGGAAGCAAGCCCAGAGCTATTTTAATGACCCTGGACCAGTATTACCGCCATTTTCAAGCCAACTGA
- a CDS encoding YebC/PmpR family DNA-binding transcriptional regulator, producing MSGHSKWSTIKRKKEKIDSQRGKVFTRLAKEIIIAARQGGADLNANMRLKAAVQRAKEANIPNENIKRAIQKGSGELAGVNYEEITYEGYGPGGVAVMLEIMTDNRNRTAGEIRHLFSKYGGNLGETGCVSWMFDKKGLLVVDKTETALSEDDLMLTALDVGAEDVKDEEDSYEITTSPDDLDSVREALNAQGIPTAVAEVSLIPQNTVKLTGDDADRMLTLMDLLEEHDDVQNAYANFDIEE from the coding sequence ATGTCCGGACATTCTAAGTGGTCAACTATCAAGCGGAAAAAGGAAAAAATAGATTCCCAGCGCGGTAAGGTGTTTACTCGTCTGGCCAAAGAAATAATTATTGCGGCCAGACAGGGGGGAGCCGACCTGAATGCTAATATGCGTCTGAAAGCAGCTGTTCAAAGGGCTAAGGAAGCCAATATTCCCAATGAAAATATTAAGCGGGCCATTCAGAAGGGCTCAGGTGAACTGGCAGGAGTCAATTACGAGGAAATAACTTATGAAGGTTATGGCCCAGGGGGCGTAGCGGTAATGCTGGAAATAATGACCGATAATCGAAACCGCACTGCCGGTGAGATCAGGCACTTGTTTTCTAAATACGGGGGCAACTTGGGCGAAACAGGCTGTGTATCCTGGATGTTTGATAAAAAAGGTTTGCTCGTGGTGGATAAAACAGAAACAGCTCTAAGTGAGGATGACTTGATGTTGACGGCGCTGGATGTGGGGGCCGAAGATGTCAAGGATGAAGAGGACAGTTATGAGATTACAACTTCCCCCGATGACCTGGACAGTGTCAGAGAGGCCCTTAATGCTCAGGGAATTCCTACAGCTGTAGCGGAAGTATCTTTAATACCTCAGAATACGGTTAAATTAACCGGTGATGATGCTGACAGGATGCTCACATTAATGGATTTGCTGGAAGAACATGATGACGTGCAGAATGCCTATGCTAACTTTGATATAGAAGAATGA
- a CDS encoding manganese catalase family protein, with the protein MFKHDKRLLEAVNVERPNPNYAAMLQEQLGGPDGELKAALQYINQSFRIKDQQIKDIFLDIAAEELGHMEMVATAINLLNGHDPQAMNANVGNVEAHVLSGLSPMLTNASGQLWTAAYVNVTGDLAADLLSNIAAEQRAKVVYEYLYREINDRHVRMMIDFLLNREEAHNTLFRQCFQKIQDSGSNRDWGVDRDARLYFNLSTPGNYVGNQIHNPQPPSFNNPMKMNTAHH; encoded by the coding sequence ATATTTAAACATGATAAAAGACTGCTGGAAGCAGTTAATGTCGAAAGACCAAATCCAAACTATGCCGCTATGCTTCAGGAACAGTTAGGAGGCCCAGACGGTGAGTTAAAAGCTGCATTGCAGTATATAAACCAGAGCTTTCGTATCAAGGATCAGCAAATAAAAGATATATTTTTGGATATTGCCGCTGAAGAACTAGGCCATATGGAAATGGTGGCAACCGCTATTAATCTGCTTAACGGTCATGATCCGCAAGCCATGAATGCAAATGTGGGTAATGTTGAAGCTCATGTTCTGAGCGGTTTAAGTCCCATGCTGACAAATGCTTCAGGCCAATTATGGACGGCGGCATATGTTAATGTAACCGGTGACTTAGCCGCCGATCTGCTCTCTAATATTGCTGCTGAACAAAGAGCCAAGGTTGTCTATGAATATCTATACCGGGAAATTAATGACAGGCACGTCCGAATGATGATAGATTTTCTGCTTAACCGGGAAGAAGCACATAATACTTTATTCAGGCAGTGCTTCCAAAAAATACAGGATAGCGGTTCAAACAGGGATTGGGGAGTTGACCGGGATGCCAGATTATATTTTAATCTATCAACACCCGGGAATTATGTAGGTAATCAGATACATAATCCACAGCCACCCTCCTTCAATAATCCTATGAAGATGAACACGGCACATCATTGA
- a CDS encoding IS200/IS605 family element transposase accessory protein TnpB: MKTTAMGIILELTAKQKEYIDNLMDNYCAAVRWAFKRLLDGWKVQDIRITVQEKFRLNSRQANDAVYDAQTIIKSQYKLVQMHYENAKAKVEFTEKRIAKAKSPAKIAKLQKRLEKEQRKLAFWQNHLDNNTFPPVVFGGKKLFQERCKGNITREEWQEVRSNRYLSRGDKTKGGNLNTRIYEDQDQIHLDIAADPVQKGKSVRYNRITVPIYLAQKPSKKTGKINGINYRQTVLDYLKTGSAYQVEILRRDGKYYVHVSIEEEVPMPYNHKGAFGIDANPDGLGVTQVDCLGQYRGSEWLGQGEWTYARTNRRNNQTCEMAKKVILRAKEKGYALAVEDLKFKNDKSVTAKFNRMSHSFVWSKFLKAVDRCAAREGVPILKVKPAFTSVIGILKYQHMYGIAVHEAAGYVIARRGLGFDHEKIPKVLLDKLVKKKPEFKQMTNWKQWSAVKKSVLAKIKKITKRKKVNSLVSWQIHRKNVLGIG; encoded by the coding sequence GTGAAGACAACGGCGATGGGAATAATCCTGGAACTGACAGCTAAACAGAAAGAATACATTGATAACCTCATGGATAATTACTGTGCCGCAGTTCGTTGGGCATTTAAAAGACTGCTGGACGGATGGAAAGTACAGGACATTCGTATAACTGTACAAGAAAAGTTCAGACTTAACTCCCGGCAGGCTAACGATGCAGTATATGATGCCCAGACCATAATCAAAAGCCAATATAAATTAGTGCAGATGCACTATGAAAACGCCAAAGCAAAGGTTGAATTTACAGAAAAACGTATCGCCAAGGCTAAATCACCGGCTAAGATTGCCAAACTGCAAAAACGGTTAGAAAAGGAACAGCGTAAACTGGCCTTCTGGCAAAATCACCTGGATAACAATACTTTTCCGCCTGTTGTATTCGGAGGAAAGAAGCTCTTTCAAGAACGCTGCAAAGGTAATATTACCAGAGAAGAGTGGCAGGAAGTCAGAAGTAACCGTTATCTGTCACGGGGAGATAAAACCAAAGGCGGCAACCTAAATACCCGCATATACGAAGACCAAGACCAAATCCATCTTGATATAGCTGCCGACCCGGTACAGAAAGGGAAATCCGTTCGCTATAACCGCATAACGGTGCCGATTTATTTAGCTCAAAAGCCATCGAAAAAGACCGGCAAGATTAACGGTATCAACTACCGGCAAACGGTTTTGGATTATCTTAAAACAGGCAGTGCCTATCAGGTAGAAATCCTCCGCAGAGACGGGAAATATTACGTCCATGTGAGTATTGAAGAAGAAGTTCCGATGCCATATAATCATAAGGGTGCATTTGGCATAGACGCCAATCCGGACGGATTAGGCGTAACCCAGGTAGACTGTCTGGGGCAATACCGGGGCAGTGAATGGCTTGGCCAAGGCGAATGGACTTATGCCAGAACAAACCGGAGAAATAACCAGACCTGCGAAATGGCTAAGAAAGTGATCCTCCGGGCTAAAGAAAAAGGTTACGCCCTGGCGGTAGAGGACTTGAAGTTTAAAAATGACAAGTCCGTAACGGCCAAGTTTAACCGAATGAGTCACAGTTTTGTCTGGTCGAAGTTTCTAAAAGCAGTTGACCGGTGTGCTGCCCGTGAGGGAGTGCCGATATTAAAGGTAAAACCGGCTTTTACTTCGGTCATAGGCATCCTAAAATACCAGCACATGTACGGCATAGCTGTTCACGAAGCGGCAGGCTATGTCATAGCCCGGCGTGGCTTGGGCTTTGATCATGAGAAGATACCCAAGGTGTTGCTTGATAAACTGGTTAAAAAGAAACCTGAATTTAAACAAATGACAAATTGGAAACAATGGTCAGCAGTTAAAAAGTCTGTGCTGGCCAAGATTAAAAAAATCACGAAAAGGAAGAAGGTGAATAGCCTGGTTTCATGGCAGATTCACCGGAAAAATGTGTTAGGTATAGGTTAA
- a CDS encoding Asp23/Gls24 family envelope stress response protein, which yields MNKDSKEILVENTGNGLGTIRISDEVVKIIAGLAATEVSGVVGMSGGIVGGIAEKLGRKNLSTGVKVQVGEKEAAVDLSVIVEYGIQIHDVAVQIQNNVKNAIERMTGLKVVEVNIGIQGVSFSHAEEKE from the coding sequence GTGAACAAAGACAGTAAAGAAATTTTGGTTGAAAATACTGGTAACGGCTTAGGTACAATTAGAATATCTGATGAGGTGGTTAAGATAATTGCCGGGCTGGCAGCTACAGAGGTTTCCGGTGTAGTTGGCATGAGCGGCGGTATTGTGGGTGGAATAGCTGAAAAGTTAGGCCGGAAAAACCTTTCTACAGGAGTAAAAGTTCAGGTAGGGGAGAAAGAAGCTGCTGTTGATCTCTCAGTTATTGTGGAATATGGCATCCAGATTCATGATGTAGCGGTACAGATTCAAAATAACGTAAAAAATGCTATTGAAAGAATGACCGGACTTAAAGTGGTTGAAGTCAATATCGGTATTCAAGGCGTTTCCTTTAGTCATGCCGAGGAAAAAGAGTAA
- the ruvC gene encoding crossover junction endodeoxyribonuclease RuvC: MIILGVDPGTAITGYGLVSFHGNRFSTVEYNCIKTPAKMEPADRLLILYRELEKILLKYRPDRMAVEKLFFNTNARTALAVGQARGVVLLLGAMAGLRVYEYTPLEVKQAVVGYGRAEKEQVQYMVKAILCLPEIPRPDDVADALAVAICHAHYGNGVG; encoded by the coding sequence TTGATCATTTTGGGAGTTGATCCCGGTACGGCCATAACTGGCTATGGTCTGGTGTCTTTTCACGGCAACCGCTTTTCTACTGTAGAATATAACTGCATCAAAACACCGGCAAAAATGGAACCGGCAGATAGGTTATTAATTTTGTATCGTGAGCTGGAAAAGATTTTACTAAAGTACAGGCCTGACAGAATGGCTGTAGAAAAACTTTTTTTTAATACCAATGCTCGCACCGCTCTTGCGGTAGGACAGGCACGGGGAGTAGTGTTATTGCTGGGAGCTATGGCCGGATTGCGGGTTTACGAATACACTCCCCTAGAGGTTAAACAAGCGGTAGTAGGCTATGGCCGGGCTGAGAAGGAACAGGTGCAGTATATGGTAAAAGCAATTCTGTGTCTTCCTGAGATTCCCAGACCAGATGATGTAGCCGATGCTCTGGCAGTTGCAATTTGCCATGCTCATTATGGAAACGGGGTCGGGTGA
- the ruvA gene encoding Holliday junction branch migration protein RuvA — MIAFLRGKIVFIEANSVVLDVSGVGYRIFVPASCQSKLPAAGEEMLLLTYLSVKEDSLQLYGFIEQQERELFVMLLNVGGIGPKGALSVLSCLSPAQLYLAVAREDIKAVMKVPGIGKKTAQRLILELKDKLKGRVQPGEETTPETVSGSQNEAEDALFALEALGYSVSEAIVVVQEVLRSSSKNISASELLKNALQKLDARR; from the coding sequence ATGATAGCTTTTTTACGCGGGAAAATTGTCTTTATAGAGGCAAATTCGGTGGTATTGGATGTGTCAGGAGTAGGTTATCGTATTTTTGTGCCCGCCTCATGTCAGAGCAAACTGCCGGCTGCGGGAGAGGAAATGTTGCTGTTAACTTACCTATCAGTCAAGGAGGACAGCCTGCAGTTATATGGTTTTATCGAGCAGCAGGAAAGGGAATTATTTGTTATGTTGCTGAATGTTGGTGGCATCGGACCGAAAGGTGCACTTTCAGTGCTATCCTGTTTATCTCCCGCGCAGCTTTATCTGGCTGTGGCCCGGGAGGATATTAAGGCGGTAATGAAGGTGCCGGGGATAGGTAAAAAAACTGCCCAGCGATTGATCCTGGAATTAAAAGATAAATTAAAAGGCAGGGTGCAGCCCGGAGAAGAGACCACTCCTGAAACTGTTTCAGGCAGCCAGAATGAGGCGGAAGATGCTCTCTTTGCACTTGAGGCACTGGGTTACTCTGTTTCTGAGGCCATAGTTGTTGTACAGGAAGTGTTAAGAAGCTCTTCGAAGAACATTTCTGCTTCAGAGTTGTTGAAAAATGCTTTACAAAAACTTGATGCCAGGCGTTAA
- the ruvB gene encoding Holliday junction branch migration DNA helicase RuvB — MENRLVASGLHAEDSDLETSLRPRRLEQYIGQDKVKETLAIFIRAAQARAESLDHVLLYGPPGLGKTTLANIIAHEMGVNIRVTSGPAIERQGDLAAILTNLGQGDVLFIDEIHRLSRQVEEVLYPAMEDFALDIMIGKGPGARSVRLNLPSFTLVGATTRAGLLTSPLRDRFGVISRLDFYTTDELMQIILRTAQILRVAADEQGALAIASRSRGTPRVANRLLKRVRDYSQVRSDGMINGVLADEALQFLEIDDLGLDEVDRKLLKAVIEKFGGGPVGLDTLAASTGEEAGTIEDVLEPFLLQLGLLARTPRGRVVTQRAYSHLGIQPVSMEGT, encoded by the coding sequence ATGGAAAACAGACTGGTAGCATCGGGGCTGCACGCTGAAGACAGTGATTTAGAAACTAGTTTAAGGCCAAGGCGTTTGGAGCAATATATTGGTCAAGATAAGGTTAAGGAAACACTGGCTATCTTTATCCGTGCGGCACAGGCACGTGCAGAGTCGTTGGATCACGTGCTTTTATACGGTCCTCCCGGTTTGGGTAAAACTACTCTAGCCAATATTATAGCTCATGAAATGGGTGTTAATATCAGGGTTACCTCCGGTCCGGCTATTGAGCGACAGGGTGATCTGGCGGCTATTCTGACCAATCTGGGTCAGGGAGATGTTTTGTTCATTGATGAAATTCATCGCTTAAGCCGTCAGGTAGAGGAAGTGCTTTATCCGGCTATGGAGGATTTTGCCCTGGATATTATGATCGGCAAAGGGCCTGGTGCCCGTTCGGTGCGCTTGAATTTGCCCAGTTTTACACTGGTTGGAGCTACTACCAGAGCAGGTCTCCTGACTTCTCCCTTAAGAGACCGCTTTGGTGTAATCAGCCGTCTGGATTTTTATACTACCGATGAACTAATGCAGATAATTTTACGGACAGCTCAAATTTTGAGAGTTGCTGCTGATGAACAGGGCGCGTTGGCTATAGCCAGCAGGTCAAGAGGTACTCCGAGAGTGGCCAACAGGCTGCTAAAAAGAGTTCGTGATTACTCACAGGTGAGATCGGATGGTATGATTAACGGGGTGCTGGCGGATGAGGCCTTGCAGTTTTTGGAAATTGATGATTTGGGCCTGGATGAAGTGGATCGCAAGCTGTTAAAAGCAGTTATAGAGAAATTTGGGGGAGGCCCGGTTGGCCTGGATACACTGGCTGCTTCCACCGGTGAGGAAGCCGGCACTATTGAGGATGTTCTGGAACCTTTTTTGCTGCAGTTGGGATTGCTGGCTCGTACACCCAGAGGCAGAGTGGTTACTCAAAGGGCGTATAGTCATCTGGGGATACAGCCGGTTTCCATGGAAGGAACTTAG
- a CDS encoding APC family permease, with protein MLKELRRAIIGQPLESAKIAHERFSVPKGLAILSSDALSSVAYAGEEILHVLVPVIGLLSFNFLTPISIAIIFLLFIVSFSFRQIITAYPRTSGGAYIVAKENLGTLAGLIAGAALLFDYLLTVAVSISAGVAALTSAYHAAIPHRVSIALIVITFLILMNLRGIRESATFFSYPTYGFILGMFILITWGSLKLFINGTIFSPVPVQTGNNINLSNIALVWIILRAFSSGCTALTGIEAVSDAVPNFKEPEGRNAKRVLALLALLLFILFGGLTLLTRALHVVPTENMTVISQVALKIFGPGFFFYLFQASTGLILLLAANTAFAGFPLLASLMARDKYLPRYLGLRGDKLVFSNGVILLGLLAALLIVIFDGITTRLIPLYAVGVFTAFTVAQSGMVKRWYSLKETGWRRKMFINGIGAVVTGIVTIVVAITKFEHGAWIVMIIIPTMVSIFLTIHKHYQDIRVELDFDNYLNRELVRHKIIVPIASLTNVVANTVDYGKTLSDDIKAVHVSTDSAITEKLQIKWAIWNPGVELLVLNSPFRSVFEPLIEYILKVEDSKSDDEVITVLIPEFVTTKWWHRFLHNQTGLILQNALVIRSNVIVTTVPYHLKK; from the coding sequence GTGTTAAAAGAATTGAGAAGGGCAATTATTGGCCAACCTTTAGAATCTGCTAAAATTGCACATGAGCGATTTTCTGTCCCCAAGGGTTTAGCGATTCTGTCATCGGATGCTTTATCATCTGTTGCTTATGCCGGGGAAGAAATATTACATGTTCTGGTGCCGGTTATAGGTTTATTATCCTTTAATTTCTTAACCCCTATTTCTATAGCTATTATTTTTTTGTTATTTATAGTTAGTTTTAGTTTTAGACAAATTATAACAGCTTATCCCAGAACCAGTGGTGGTGCATATATCGTAGCTAAAGAAAATCTCGGTACTTTAGCTGGTTTAATAGCTGGGGCAGCTCTGCTTTTTGATTATTTACTTACAGTAGCGGTTTCAATTTCAGCCGGTGTTGCCGCTCTAACTTCTGCTTATCATGCGGCTATTCCTCATAGGGTTTCAATTGCCCTGATTGTTATAACTTTTTTAATATTAATGAACCTCAGAGGAATAAGAGAATCAGCCACATTTTTTAGTTACCCGACTTATGGATTTATCTTAGGTATGTTTATATTAATTACTTGGGGTTCATTAAAACTTTTTATAAACGGTACTATTTTTTCTCCTGTTCCTGTACAAACCGGTAATAACATTAATTTAAGCAATATAGCACTTGTATGGATTATATTAAGGGCTTTTTCTTCCGGATGTACTGCTTTAACCGGTATTGAAGCAGTAAGCGACGCGGTACCTAACTTTAAAGAACCTGAGGGGCGGAATGCCAAGAGGGTATTGGCTCTGCTTGCATTATTGCTGTTTATCTTGTTTGGTGGATTAACACTATTAACCAGAGCTTTACATGTAGTACCCACTGAAAATATGACGGTCATTTCTCAAGTAGCCTTGAAAATATTTGGCCCGGGATTTTTCTTCTATCTTTTTCAGGCAAGTACAGGGTTAATATTATTATTAGCAGCAAACACAGCTTTTGCGGGTTTCCCATTACTGGCATCATTGATGGCGAGAGATAAATATTTGCCTCGTTACTTGGGACTTAGAGGTGACAAGCTGGTTTTTAGTAATGGAGTTATACTGCTAGGTTTACTGGCAGCTTTATTAATTGTTATTTTTGATGGGATAACAACTCGCTTAATACCTTTATATGCGGTAGGAGTATTTACAGCTTTTACAGTTGCACAAAGTGGCATGGTTAAAAGGTGGTATAGTCTGAAAGAGACCGGTTGGAGACGGAAGATGTTCATTAATGGTATTGGTGCTGTGGTTACCGGTATTGTTACTATTGTTGTCGCGATTACAAAGTTTGAACACGGTGCATGGATTGTTATGATTATAATTCCGACAATGGTATCTATCTTTCTCACCATTCATAAACATTATCAGGATATACGGGTTGAATTGGATTTTGATAATTACCTAAACAGAGAACTTGTACGACATAAAATTATTGTTCCAATTGCGAGTTTAACTAATGTGGTTGCAAATACTGTAGATTATGGCAAAACATTATCCGATGATATTAAGGCAGTACATGTCTCAACTGATTCTGCAATAACTGAAAAATTGCAAATAAAATGGGCAATTTGGAACCCAGGAGTTGAACTTCTGGTTCTTAATTCACCTTTTCGTTCAGTTTTTGAACCGTTAATTGAATATATTCTTAAGGTAGAAGATTCTAAAAGTGACGATGAAGTTATAACGGTATTGATACCGGAATTTGTAACAACAAAATGGTGGCACCGTTTTCTTCACAATCAAACAGGATTAATATTGCAGAATGCACTGGTAATAAGAAGCAATGTTATTGTTACTACAGTTCCTTACCACTTAAAAAAGTAA